One genomic segment of Ricinus communis isolate WT05 ecotype wild-type chromosome 5, ASM1957865v1, whole genome shotgun sequence includes these proteins:
- the LOC8275184 gene encoding ubiquitin domain-containing protein 1 isoform X3, whose product MGCSGSSRAKGDDHSKKIRKPKPWKHSEPITRTQLLQMRDEFWDTAPHYGGRKEIWDALHAAAEADLTLAQAIVDSAGVIVQSEDMTICYDERGK is encoded by the exons ATGGGTTGTTCTGGATCCTCTCGAGCCAAAGGAGACG ACCATTCAAAGAAAATCCGGAAGCCAAAACCATGGAAGCATTCCGAGCCAATTACAAGGACACAACTCCTGCAGATGCGTGATGAGTTTTGGGATACTGCTCCTCATTATGGGGGACGGAAGG AGATATGGGATGCACTTCATGCTGCTGCTGAAGCTGATTTAACTCTTGCACAAGCTATTGTGGATAGTGCTGGTGTGATTGTTCAAAGTGAAGACATGACAATCTGTTATGATGAAAGAG ggaaataa
- the LOC8275184 gene encoding ubiquitin domain-containing protein 1 isoform X2 codes for MGCSGSSRAKGDDHSKKIRKPKPWKHSEPITRTQLLQMRDEFWDTAPHYGGRKEIWDALHAAAEADLTLAQAIVDSAGVIVQSEDMTICYDERGSCNARANHSTQISTSC; via the exons ATGGGTTGTTCTGGATCCTCTCGAGCCAAAGGAGACG ACCATTCAAAGAAAATCCGGAAGCCAAAACCATGGAAGCATTCCGAGCCAATTACAAGGACACAACTCCTGCAGATGCGTGATGAGTTTTGGGATACTGCTCCTCATTATGGGGGACGGAAGG AGATATGGGATGCACTTCATGCTGCTGCTGAAGCTGATTTAACTCTTGCACAAGCTATTGTGGATAGTGCTGGTGTGATTGTTCAAAGTGAAGACATGACAATCTGTTATGATGAAAGAG GAAGCTGCAATGCAAGAGCTAACCATTCAACTCAAATTTCAACTTCATGCTAA
- the LOC8275184 gene encoding ubiquitin domain-containing protein 1 isoform X1: protein MGCSGSSRAKGDDHSKKIRKPKPWKHSEPITRTQLLQMRDEFWDTAPHYGGRKEIWDALHAAAEADLTLAQAIVDSAGVIVQSEDMTICYDERGAKYELPKYVLSEPTNLVRDD, encoded by the exons ATGGGTTGTTCTGGATCCTCTCGAGCCAAAGGAGACG ACCATTCAAAGAAAATCCGGAAGCCAAAACCATGGAAGCATTCCGAGCCAATTACAAGGACACAACTCCTGCAGATGCGTGATGAGTTTTGGGATACTGCTCCTCATTATGGGGGACGGAAGG AGATATGGGATGCACTTCATGCTGCTGCTGAAGCTGATTTAACTCTTGCACAAGCTATTGTGGATAGTGCTGGTGTGATTGTTCAAAGTGAAGACATGACAATCTGTTATGATGAAAGAG GTGCAAAGTATGAACTTCCTAAGTATGTCTTAAGTGAGCCAACCAATTTGGTTCGAGATGATTGA